In a single window of the Sphingosinicella microcystinivorans genome:
- a CDS encoding GlcG/HbpS family heme-binding protein: MRKLIITTLALLAAGAPAAAHGPQTRSTISIGMADTLVDAAAKEAETRKLGLAIVVVDEQGSIVLARRMDGALPHSFEIALRKAMTSALTRQPTKVIQDAVAKGDSAILAIDNMMPIEGGLPVFHGGRIVGAIGVSGAPSHMDAAVAQVGVDALAAHTAGGR; encoded by the coding sequence ATGCGGAAATTGATCATCACCACGCTGGCCCTTCTCGCGGCAGGCGCACCGGCGGCCGCGCACGGTCCGCAGACACGGAGCACGATCAGCATCGGCATGGCCGACACACTGGTGGACGCCGCCGCGAAGGAAGCCGAAACCCGCAAGCTCGGCCTTGCCATCGTCGTTGTCGACGAGCAGGGCAGCATCGTGCTCGCCCGCCGCATGGACGGCGCGCTTCCGCACAGCTTCGAGATCGCGCTGCGCAAGGCGATGACCTCCGCCCTCACCCGGCAGCCGACGAAGGTGATCCAGGACGCCGTTGCGAAAGGCGACAGCGCCATCCTCGCCATCGACAACATGATGCCGATCGAAGGCGGCCTCCCCGTGTTCCACGGCGGCAGGATCGTCGGCGCGATCGGGGTGAGCGGCGCGCCGTCGCACATGGACGCGGCGGTCGCGCAGGTCGGTGTCGATGCGCTGGCGGCGCATACAGCGGGCGGCAGATGA
- a CDS encoding alpha/beta hydrolase, producing the protein MKTRTALGILFAAAVTVTAAAPAEALAQAAQVSVLPDATAWEMTSKAGHRYQIFAAWPKGEAPAGGWPVVYVLDANIMFGTMVDAVHAMERRQPSQPAVIIGIGYPQDLDARIERARDLTARLGTPEPTLPGTGGAEGFADFVESELKPAIAARFRVDPARETIFGHSYGGHFVLYTLVNRPGLFDNWIAASPSLWFENRLLASHNVRDRIGPKLAASGATGRVLITAGEYEQGVDPDFPNPRLPEMMERKMVDNAREYAEFLAAQPGIEARFDKLAGEDHGSVIPAAITRGIRFAFAPGAKQPAPAPKPVPFKNPTRYKVPDAATYLKMTPEARYDLRIKVRRLPETQRKAWVAEFERSLQTGLTYWPNRLLAEERVEMDRKHGTAPVD; encoded by the coding sequence ATGAAGACACGAACCGCGCTCGGCATCCTGTTCGCAGCGGCCGTGACCGTGACGGCGGCAGCGCCCGCGGAGGCGCTGGCGCAGGCGGCGCAGGTCTCGGTGCTGCCGGACGCCACGGCGTGGGAAATGACCTCGAAGGCAGGGCACCGCTACCAGATCTTCGCGGCATGGCCGAAGGGAGAGGCGCCTGCGGGCGGCTGGCCGGTCGTCTACGTGCTCGACGCCAACATCATGTTCGGCACGATGGTGGACGCGGTGCACGCGATGGAGCGGCGGCAACCTTCGCAGCCCGCCGTGATCATCGGCATCGGCTATCCGCAGGATCTCGACGCGCGCATCGAGCGCGCCCGCGACCTGACGGCCCGGCTCGGCACGCCGGAGCCGACGCTGCCGGGAACAGGCGGCGCCGAGGGTTTCGCGGATTTCGTCGAAAGCGAACTGAAACCCGCGATCGCGGCGCGCTTCCGGGTCGATCCGGCGCGGGAGACCATCTTCGGCCATTCCTACGGCGGCCATTTCGTTCTCTACACGCTGGTGAACCGGCCGGGGCTTTTCGACAACTGGATCGCGGCGAGCCCGTCGCTCTGGTTCGAGAACCGGCTTCTTGCCAGTCACAACGTCCGCGACCGCATCGGCCCGAAGCTGGCGGCGAGCGGCGCGACGGGGCGCGTCCTCATCACGGCCGGGGAGTACGAACAGGGGGTCGATCCGGATTTCCCGAACCCGCGCCTGCCGGAGATGATGGAGCGCAAGATGGTGGACAATGCGCGTGAGTATGCCGAATTCCTCGCCGCGCAGCCCGGCATCGAGGCGCGTTTCGACAAGCTGGCGGGCGAGGACCACGGCAGCGTCATTCCCGCGGCGATCACGCGCGGCATACGTTTCGCGTTCGCGCCGGGGGCGAAGCAGCCTGCGCCCGCGCCGAAGCCTGTGCCGTTCAAGAATCCGACACGCTACAAGGTGCCCGATGCCGCCACCTATCTGAAGATGACGCCCGAGGCGCGCTACGATCTTCGCATAAAGGTGCGCCGTCTGCCGGAAACACAGCGCAAGGCGTGGGTGGCGGAATTCGAGCGCAGCCTCCAGACCGGCCTCACGTACTGGCCGAACCGCCTGCTCGCGGAAGAGCGCGTCGAGATGGACAGGAAGCACGGCACCGCGCCGGTCGATTGA
- a CDS encoding DUF2218 domain-containing protein translates to MISTCTVRTPNAARYLKALCRHWAHHLPVEQSDTHGRVEFPVALGLFTVEGDTLTLRLEGPEEGFDRMEAGVGDHLRRFAFRESVLVIAWTRTPAA, encoded by the coding sequence ATGATCAGCACCTGCACGGTCCGCACCCCGAACGCCGCGCGCTACCTGAAGGCGCTGTGCCGCCACTGGGCGCACCACCTGCCGGTCGAGCAGAGCGACACGCACGGGCGCGTCGAGTTCCCCGTCGCGCTCGGCCTCTTCACGGTCGAGGGCGACACGCTCACGCTGCGGCTCGAAGGCCCGGAGGAGGGTTTCGACCGCATGGAAGCCGGGGTCGGCGACCACCTGCGCCGCTTCGCGTTCCGGGAGTCCGTTCTCGTCATCGCATGGACCAGAACGCCCGCGGCGTAA
- a CDS encoding ChuX/HutX family heme-like substrate-binding protein: MIARISAFLLTAAFAAPALAGAPACATTEQAGNIRAYYEKTRPGVPLTVASRFFNVPEFAIASGLPAALSVGTAVTPDQVKTIWSSIDAWGATTRVSLVVTPGSKHAFAFPSLVPITQKDAKDGYIDVYADEGRGVHSHIQLDQVAAVYATELADAKPGFKTRAISFFGPDGHLVIGVYASIKSDPFDDKAVAGFERTRALIASMPRICG, from the coding sequence ATGATCGCACGTATCTCTGCATTCCTGCTGACCGCCGCCTTCGCAGCCCCCGCGCTCGCGGGCGCACCAGCCTGCGCCACCACGGAGCAGGCGGGCAACATCAGGGCCTATTACGAAAAGACCCGCCCCGGCGTGCCGCTCACGGTCGCCAGCCGCTTCTTCAACGTCCCCGAGTTCGCGATCGCGAGCGGCCTGCCCGCCGCGCTCAGCGTCGGCACGGCGGTGACGCCCGATCAGGTGAAGACGATCTGGAGTTCCATCGACGCATGGGGCGCGACGACGCGCGTGTCGCTGGTGGTGACGCCGGGCAGCAAGCACGCCTTCGCCTTCCCGAGCCTCGTGCCGATCACGCAGAAGGACGCCAAGGACGGCTACATCGACGTGTACGCGGACGAAGGCCGGGGCGTGCACTCGCACATCCAGCTCGATCAGGTCGCGGCCGTCTACGCGACAGAACTCGCCGACGCGAAGCCCGGCTTCAAGACGCGTGCGATCTCGTTCTTCGGGCCGGACGGCCATCTCGTGATCGGCGTCTACGCCTCGATCAAGAGCGACCCGTTCGACGACAAGGCCGTCGCCGGTTTCGAGCGCACGCGCGCGCTCATCGCCTCGATGCCGCGCATCTGCGGGTAG
- a CDS encoding PQQ-dependent dehydrogenase, methanol/ethanol family: MRFSVVLFTCALLVGACDTPGGETDPFPLPSGTSADEWPLHGRGFGEQRYTPADRIDTQNVGDLGLAFTFDDFVVRGRTHRGVQASPIMVDGTLYFTGPWSVVYAIDAKTGTPKWSYDPEVDGAAARLACCDAVNRGVAVWKGVVYVGTLDGWLVALDAKTGAVRWRVDTITDRTRAYTITGAPRIVSSRAGDRIVIGNGGAEMGVRGYVSAFDAATGKLAWRFFTVPGAGPDEHPEVAEARRTWSANARWDMGGGGTVWDSMAYDPDLGLLYVGVGNGGPWPAWVRNPGERPDNLYLSSILAIDAKSGRLKWHYQTTPGDSWDYTATQNMILADIEIAGKFRKVIMQAPKNGFFYVLDRASGELLSAEKFTNATWAEHIDLKTGRPVFSESADYRAAAKVVWPSTAGGHNWQPMAYSPETGLVYIPTLEMPMKFETQGGEITLAPGANNVGARAAPPSPEADAAMMKGLPAFTHQAVLKAWDPVKGRIVWQSEPMPWWNGGVLATGGGLVFQGAADGTFTAYDAATGKVLKRIETGLAIMAPPTSYVIDGTQYIAVAAGLGGAMNGRYLPGFAAHTYQNREHLFVFRLGGGKVTLPPRIEPAQQNPPPPLGKVSEQEIARGQGLFMQFCARCHAPKGAPNGYPNLWNMPPEVYDAFDAVVLEGALAYGGMASFSDVLTPADSKAIRDYITADRLRSPEPGKPPLGGGH, from the coding sequence CCTCGCCTTCACGTTCGACGACTTCGTGGTGCGCGGGCGCACGCATCGCGGCGTGCAGGCCTCGCCGATCATGGTGGACGGAACGCTCTATTTCACCGGCCCGTGGAGCGTCGTCTACGCGATCGACGCGAAGACCGGCACGCCGAAATGGTCCTACGACCCCGAAGTCGACGGTGCCGCCGCGCGCCTCGCCTGCTGCGACGCGGTCAACCGCGGCGTCGCCGTGTGGAAGGGCGTCGTCTATGTCGGCACGCTCGACGGCTGGCTGGTCGCGCTCGATGCGAAGACCGGCGCAGTCAGGTGGCGCGTCGACACGATCACCGACCGCACGCGCGCCTACACGATCACCGGCGCGCCGCGCATCGTGAGCAGCCGGGCGGGCGACAGGATCGTCATCGGCAACGGCGGCGCCGAGATGGGCGTGCGCGGCTATGTGAGCGCGTTCGATGCCGCCACCGGCAAGCTCGCGTGGCGCTTCTTCACCGTGCCGGGCGCGGGGCCGGACGAGCATCCCGAAGTCGCCGAGGCGAGGCGGACATGGAGCGCGAACGCCCGCTGGGACATGGGCGGCGGCGGCACGGTGTGGGATTCGATGGCCTACGATCCCGATCTCGGCCTGCTCTATGTCGGCGTCGGCAACGGCGGGCCGTGGCCGGCGTGGGTCCGCAATCCCGGCGAGCGGCCGGACAATCTCTATCTGTCGTCGATCCTCGCCATCGACGCGAAGAGCGGCCGCCTCAAGTGGCACTACCAGACGACGCCGGGCGACAGCTGGGATTACACGGCGACGCAGAACATGATCCTCGCCGACATCGAAATCGCGGGCAAGTTCCGCAAGGTCATCATGCAGGCGCCGAAGAACGGCTTCTTCTACGTGCTCGACCGCGCGAGCGGCGAGCTTCTGTCGGCGGAAAAATTCACCAACGCGACGTGGGCGGAGCACATCGACCTGAAGACCGGGCGCCCGGTCTTTTCCGAAAGCGCCGACTATCGCGCGGCGGCGAAAGTCGTCTGGCCATCGACGGCGGGCGGGCACAACTGGCAGCCGATGGCCTACAGCCCGGAAACCGGCCTCGTCTATATTCCCACGCTCGAGATGCCGATGAAGTTCGAGACGCAGGGCGGCGAGATCACGCTCGCGCCCGGCGCGAACAATGTCGGCGCCCGCGCCGCGCCGCCGAGCCCGGAGGCCGACGCGGCGATGATGAAGGGTCTGCCCGCCTTCACGCATCAGGCGGTGCTGAAGGCGTGGGATCCCGTGAAGGGCCGCATCGTCTGGCAGAGCGAGCCGATGCCGTGGTGGAACGGCGGCGTGCTCGCCACCGGCGGCGGGCTGGTGTTTCAGGGCGCCGCCGACGGCACGTTCACCGCCTATGACGCCGCCACCGGCAAGGTCCTGAAGCGCATCGAGACCGGCCTCGCCATCATGGCGCCGCCCACGAGCTACGTGATCGACGGCACGCAGTACATCGCCGTGGCGGCGGGCCTCGGCGGCGCGATGAACGGGCGCTACCTCCCCGGCTTCGCCGCGCATACGTATCAGAACCGCGAGCACCTGTTCGTGTTCAGGCTGGGCGGCGGCAAGGTGACGCTGCCGCCGCGCATCGAACCGGCGCAGCAGAACCCTCCACCGCCGCTCGGCAAGGTCAGCGAGCAAGAGATCGCGCGCGGACAGGGCCTGTTCATGCAGTTCTGCGCGCGCTGCCATGCGCCGAAGGGCGCGCCCAACGGCTACCCCAACCTCTGGAACATGCCGCCCGAGGTGTACGACGCATTCGACGCGGTCGTGCTGGAAGGCGCGCTCGCCTACGGCGGCATGGCGAGCTTCAGCGACGTGCTGACTCCGGCAGACAGCAAGGCGATCCGCGACTACATCACGGCCGACCGGCTCCGCTCCCCGGAACCCGGAAAGCCGCCGCTCGGCGGCGGTCACTGA
- a CDS encoding MFS transporter, which translates to MAAPAATGSATPIDAILDRAPIGWFQIRVALLCAFVAMLDGFDTQSVAFVAPVLGQQWGITPDRFGLIFSAGLVGIMVGQVVLGPLSDRFGRRPVIIACTVAFGIGSFATVLADNWIVLLLLRFLTGIGLGGATPNIIALTAEVAPPRARSTMITTMFAGFPLGAAIGGYISSHLIPAFGWESVFILGGAAPLVLLFALLPWLSESPHYLLRREGRSARLERLLDRMAGADRTPLPETPVPSASTAKAPGYGALFAGGLAGTTAQLWLAYFNSLLMIYFLMSWLPTVARESGLALDTAIISAVFLNLGGAIGGIVLGRLADRFGSFQTLAAGFAIAGISLVLIGFVGNQTALLMTLAFIAGLFTIGGQTAMNAANAGLYPAEVRATALGGALAVGRIGSIVGPTVGGLLLAADWPLSSIFIAVSLPALLTALLAINLSRTTRRP; encoded by the coding sequence ATGGCGGCACCGGCAGCAACAGGAAGCGCAACCCCGATCGACGCGATCCTTGATCGCGCGCCGATCGGCTGGTTCCAGATTCGGGTGGCGCTGCTCTGCGCGTTCGTCGCCATGCTCGACGGTTTCGACACGCAGTCGGTCGCCTTCGTCGCGCCGGTTCTCGGCCAGCAATGGGGCATCACGCCCGATCGCTTCGGTCTCATCTTCTCCGCCGGGCTCGTCGGCATCATGGTCGGGCAGGTCGTGCTCGGCCCGCTCTCCGACCGTTTCGGCAGACGCCCGGTCATCATCGCCTGCACGGTCGCCTTCGGCATCGGCAGCTTCGCGACAGTGCTCGCCGACAACTGGATCGTCCTTCTGCTGCTGCGCTTCCTGACCGGCATCGGACTCGGCGGCGCGACGCCTAACATCATCGCGCTCACCGCCGAGGTCGCGCCCCCGCGCGCGCGTTCGACGATGATCACCACCATGTTCGCGGGCTTTCCGCTCGGCGCCGCGATCGGCGGCTACATCAGCAGCCACCTCATTCCGGCCTTCGGATGGGAAAGCGTGTTCATCCTGGGCGGCGCCGCGCCGCTCGTGCTGCTTTTCGCGCTGCTGCCGTGGCTTTCGGAAAGCCCGCATTATCTGCTCCGCCGTGAGGGCCGCAGCGCGCGCCTCGAGCGCCTGCTCGACCGGATGGCGGGCGCGGACCGCACGCCGCTTCCCGAAACGCCCGTGCCCTCGGCAAGCACGGCGAAGGCCCCCGGCTACGGCGCATTGTTCGCGGGCGGCCTTGCGGGCACGACCGCGCAGCTCTGGCTCGCCTATTTCAACAGCCTGCTGATGATCTATTTCCTGATGAGCTGGCTTCCCACGGTCGCGCGCGAATCCGGCCTTGCGCTCGACACCGCGATCATCTCGGCGGTGTTCCTCAATCTCGGCGGCGCCATCGGTGGCATCGTGCTCGGCCGCCTCGCCGACCGCTTCGGATCGTTCCAGACGCTCGCCGCCGGTTTCGCCATCGCCGGGATCAGCCTCGTGCTGATCGGCTTCGTCGGCAACCAGACCGCGCTGCTGATGACGCTGGCGTTCATCGCGGGCCTGTTCACCATCGGCGGGCAAACCGCGATGAACGCGGCGAACGCCGGACTCTATCCTGCGGAGGTCCGCGCCACCGCGCTCGGCGGCGCGCTTGCCGTCGGGCGGATCGGCTCCATCGTCGGCCCCACGGTCGGCGGCCTGCTGCTCGCGGCGGACTGGCCGCTTTCCAGCATCTTCATCGCCGTGTCGCTGCCGGCGCTGCTCACCGCCCTGCTGGCGATCAACCTTTCCCGCACAACCCGGAGACCATGA